In Rhipicephalus sanguineus isolate Rsan-2018 chromosome 1, BIME_Rsan_1.4, whole genome shotgun sequence, the DNA window CCGAGTACTGTTTTCGAGGCCCTGGCATGTCGCACCTTCACGAAGGGAGGTTCACACGTGCACAAGTCCGCTGTCAAGGTACACGCTACAGAATACTCGGCGACAAAGAACGCAATCACAAAATGGCGCCAGTACTCACCTTTGCCACGCGAGGGCGCGAAAGTAACGAAGCCAAGCCGTAGCCACTTATACACAAAACCAAGCCGTAGCCACGCGACCTTTACGAAACCGAAACTTCAAGCACAACTTGGTTTTTCAAGCAGGTTTTCGTTCGGATCCGCACATAGTACGAGGCGGAAATTTGGAACACTAATATTAGGAAAAAAACCTCGTAttatacgcgggtttttacggtaactTCGGAGGCACATCACGCACCaggtgtttcttcaaatggcttgaaacgcagtgtgcgcatttgtgcaggcttcctgagtggacaattagcggtcatttaactttattgtgctgcatattgctgcagaggatcactgtgCTGGAGACaataccatgttcgacgatcgttcgatgtGCGCGTTCcgggaccaacgtcaagagtattttttttctttgctcgaaacgagtacaaccaaaaaacaacctGTGCAGGCATTTTGGacctaatatttgattctttttatgcaaggattgaagctgactcatTGCaggataattagatatttaattacatgctaattaacattaattattgaaaatcacacaaaacagcacattcctccattttctttcttggaatgtactaCTGAAtgccttggaatcatgccatgagaatttgacgcatttgcagacagtgcatcataatttgcgCCTGAAGGGGCTATATTCCGTTTTTTTACAGTACGGTAACACACTAACTAATTCCTGCAGTCCCTTATGTAAGTTTATGGGGCTGGCCAGTGGCGGCACCGAGAAGCTGTCCAAATGGATCAGGCATGCCCAAATTATTGGATTACTGTCGGCAACTGTATATGTACAAGGCGCGACACTGCATGTATTGTGCATATGTCATAAGTGACGTGCCAGCCCCCCTTGAACAACAAAGATCAAGTCGTACTCACAGAGGAAGCTCATGCAGATTGGAATCGCTGCACTTGTCCAGCACCATGGGCACCTGCTcaaccacttcttttttgcttGTGACCGGCTCTTCCACATCACTGATTGCCTCACTttgtgccatcgcggaaatgggAGTCACATCATCTACAACTTCTTCGAGCTCCTGCACAGATGAGACAAAACATATAGTAGGATACAGCAGCAAATAAGAATCTCTACATGTAGACACAGAACTTTTTTAATGGGCAGGATCCCCAAGGCAAACACACAGAAATACATCAGGAAGAGCTCTTCAGCTATTCAGTCTATCAGCTTTGGAATACCTACAGCTCAAGTAAAGTCCAGATGGCTTGTCCAATTACATACAGAATGACAAACCTTCAGGTTAGTACATATGACAAAATATACTATACAAAGGTGTATGCTGGGTGCATAACACGTTTTCACGGCTTTTTTTATTCCCAGATATGTTGCAAGGACGGAACAATAAATTGCTTCCATTTTTGACAATGCCAATCATGAAAGGGCCAAAAGACATGAGTGCAAGAACCTGCTCAGACATTCACCGCTCTTGAGTGCACCATTTGTCTTATATGTGGAGCTTGAGAGAACTTCAGTACCTTCACTCCTAAATTCTGCATTACAGATTGTTCTGACACCTTTCAACAGGCACACTTCTCAATTATCTTCAAAATTATCCAAAAACCTACTTAGACAACCTTGGCAAAACAGAGAAGCCCAAAATTAAACATGTCCAACTGCCTTGACTGTTGGTTCGTAACCAGCATGGCTCATGAGAAACTTCCAAGAAAAGGTCTTCTCTCTAGTCCcttttaaagggtcactaaagagcaaaactatttttctcgtattagtaaactactctttcatgataccaaatacaccatgcttgctgcgagaagacgcttgcttagtaagcgagaaatcgcgcaaaaagaaaatgtgggtggcgacaccactttgaagtttccgcaccattcgccgtgacgtcacatattttgactgcgcctactagggcctacgtagttccttaacggtaaaaataaagtacactgTCCACTGAAAGGGCCAtgcatagagttaacataccaagtttgaggaaattttgttgagccaatggtgccaaaatacgatgaatatacactttgaaatccgtgacgtcacgcatggAGATTTTGGCGCCCAAAacttgaaaatgaaactttgaacttcattttctcctttattaatacacctatgatggtgaaattaacaatattatagttctcaaagtacaattcatcaatctaaaccgattcattgtttctctttagtgtccctttaaatgctgTCCTTACAATGTCATATTGAGCTATAGCAACAAGGAGAGTTTTAACATGGTGCTACCATTTGTTCACAATTGATTGCTTGACTGAAATCATAACAAATGCTGCAATAGCCTGCATGTATGAACGACTTTACAACAATATTCAGTCCACAATTTAGCAGAAAATTTTGGGTGGTACCACTTCTTGCCACATACTAAAAATTACTAGAAGTCAACACTAAACATCAATACCAGTTTCTAAGAGCACACACCTGGGGCGGGGACCGGGGCTGTGGGGAAGTGAAGTTCATGGCAACGTGCTCCAGGATGGGCTGCAGCTCAGAGTCCTTGCCCTTGGCCAGGGGGTTCCTGCCCACCAGGCGCTTGACACTTCGGTACCGGTCATATAACGGCCGCATCAGGTTGCGATCAGCCCTTCGTGAGGGCCGGCCGTGCACACTCTCAAATCGCAGCAGCGCCTTCTGCAATGCCAGCTTCTCCTCCAGCACTTGCTCACGTGTCATGTCCTGTAAGGGAGGGGAAAAGAAAGTTGAGAAAGTCCCGCACAATGTTACCACGGCACAAAGCCACAGAATCAACACAATATACTCTTAAAACTACATTTGATAAAAAGAACTGTAACGTACTAGAGCTCTTCATGTTGATACAGGTGGTGACAGAACTAACGCAATACAGTACATTCTGGGATCTATATAAAGCAACAATTTCCCCATTTCCCCAAACTTCATGCCTTGTTAACCACTCGGCAAAGCTCCCTCCAATAAAGCTACCTCCTGCGTACCACCACAAAATGGAGAGGTGACAACAAAAATCTGTCTGTTAGCACTTGCTTTGAAAGGCTGGAACCCAGCACACAAGGAGTCAGAGCCAAAGGAACCCACCTGCAAGTAGCAGTGCTAGACAGAATGGctggttgggcgagttggtgattcacaATACTTGAAATACAAGGTATGGCTACACAGGGATGCAAGGAGATGCTGGtccctgtcttcttgtgtccctgtgtaGTTACGTGCTCGTATTTCAACTAGTAGTGCTAGTCATGAGGACCACCTCTGATATGCTTTCTCTGTGCATTCCTAACATTAGTACAAACACATTCACTGCACTCTTATTAATGCATAAAATGGTGTGGTGCAATTCAGCCAAGAAGGAAAGGTCGATTACTGCAGGCTTACATCCACACTGTCCGGACGCTGAGCAGCCCTGCGCTTTTCAGCCAGGGACATCAGGGTATCATTCAGTGCTCTCTCCATCACTTGCGTCGGCTTGGCTGAGCCATCGTCCATATCACACAGACCTCTGAGTGAGTCCCGGCCCCATGTTGAAAAGCTCAGGTAGGCAGGCTCCGGAAGGCTATTCTCCTCCTTTACATCTGCATTAAAAAAAGACACATAGACCAGAGGTGTCTTTTCAAGAGGCCATAAGAAAGAAAAGGCTCTTCGCAACTCTAGAACAACGTACAAGGCACAAATTATGAAGTCACAGAGCTCACAAATTTAGAAAAAACATGAAACATGCACTTCTTCAAATGAATATTTCTTCTTTAAGGCTGGTGATTAAAATAAAAGAACGCAGTGCCACTTTACTGAAGTCATATACTGATGTGCAGATTTCACAAAAGGTCAGTGATTGACAATTTCTTAAAATGAAATTTTTACATACTAAAGTGCCTATTTCTTCGTTCACTTTATTAGTAAGTGTAATACATATCAGATGGTCGCTCATAAATTCAAAGCATAAGCCCATGCACCTTTATAAACTTTCTACTATTTCCTGTTTAATCCTTTGCCGTCGGTTGTCGGGCCCATCCCGACAATGCAACACGACCGCAGCAGTCCGTGGTCGGGCACTACTCGTCAAGTTCTTTCGTGGTTGAATCAGGCACGCGTTTTCACATTGCATGCGTCATCTCTAAAtgagtaagtaaacttcttttacttgagctcTGATTTCTTTAGTTCCAGATGGGAATAAATGGAAAGTGGGTAAATGTTTCAGACCACAAAGTGTTAAATGTCTGCCACTAATAGCTTTCTTTTGTTCACCCAAAGCTACGTATTTGTGCTCTAAAACAAGTTCGCACCCTTTGAAGAGTCGTTTGTTGTCTCAGAATAGGTAatcatcatctggcttgcttgcatttcctttcttgaaaactcaaCGTTTGTCACTTTTCTATCATGAACACTACATCAACGCCGATAGCATGCACATCACTTATGACCAGGCGGTACTGTGCACATGGCATTAAAGCAAGAAAAGGCATGCAAGACGtatgatgattattgttgtgggacagaaAAAGACTTCCCAAAGGGTGCAAATGCCTTTAAGAGTGTAGCATGCAAACAGTCCCGCAAGAGAAACACAAGTTGCTCACTCTTCAAATCCTTTCGCAGCTTGTTCAGCTCAAGCAAGGTCCTCTTCATTTCAGCATGGTTCATCTTTTCTGCATGAGATGGCTGTGAAGTAACCAATAGGCACAATTAAATTTGGGAAGGACAATAACATAGCTGCCTACTTTTACAATTTTTTATTAATATGCCCAAATGTTAAAGCTTGTTTGTGATTGTTGTACTATATGTGCTAATGGCTATAAGATATTTATTTGCATCCAGCTTAGGGCAGAatccagcaaaaaaaaagtgcaagtCAATCTGTCTAATTTTTAACCAGATTCAAAGCACCTGCTTAATTATTGAGATGCATACCAACAGCAGTGCCACCCACTCCACTAAATGGTAACCATGTCTTTGGCAGCTGTTACACTTCACAAATAATTTATTTTTGTGACACAGACCATTCTAGTTGTAAATGCATAAGCGTGCTTGTTTATGGCGTTCATAAGGAACAAATGCTGTCACCTGTTGAAGCAGGTGGCCTATATTTCAAGTATTAAAGCATTTTTAAATATTTCTAACCAAAAGTTAATATTTTGGGGGTTCGAGTGGTAGTATTTCTCGAGCCAAGGTCTGCAATAAGGAAGCAAGCAGAGAATGTGAAGTCGCCACCTGCCTAATGAACGGCCATTTCTTTAATAAGTTCTCCTTTCCCATTTCTGCTGAATTAATTTTATTACAAATACTTACAAATATCGATATACATACCCTATATCCATGTTCTTtttcaaaattttcttcaaactgCTTCACTTTCTTCTTCAACCCTGAAAAGCAAATCAAGACTATGTCAGACACTATGCCTCtgatggaatgaatgaatgatgtgCAAGTTTGTGTTTCTCTTAAATATTATACTTACAATGAACTCTCTTGGACAGTTGCTTTACAGTTGTTTGGCTGGCTTCCTCATCCTTAAAGTTCCTGCAATTGGATGCATTCCATTATACTTTCTGATGTGCAAAAAACACCTGAACATCCTTATTGGCTGCACAACGTTTCGGTCAGCGTACCTCCACAGAATGACCAAACACATCCTCCTACAAACTAGCAACACCAGTCAATTTCAGCTGTAGGAACCAACCAATCACACATTTCTCACCATAGGCGACAAGCATGGATAGCGCTGCGCTTACATCTGTCTTTCATACAGCACCAGATGTTGGCAGTGTTCCATTACTGAAACTGGCATAAGCTGGCAAAGCATATCTCGTTATCTCTTCTGAATCACTTGAGCTaatgctgctcttttttttttttttttaatactgacTACACCACCAGTAGCACAAAAATTTAGTGCTCTTAGCTAGCCAAGAGAGAAAGGGGAAGAACCATGACAGAATAGCAAGGAAAACAGCATGGCCTAATGACAAGCGGGTGTATACTCCTGTAATGCTTTGACTAAGTGAAAAATACATTATGAGGCAGGATGAGTTGACCCTTTCTTCAGCCTTTCTCCGTTTTCAAAGTCAGTACAATCGTAGAAAATTAAAGTAGGAATGAGTTCAGACAAACTAGTGCACTttaatttttttgcttttccaaTACATGTGAGCTTATCATGAGGCCTACACAATATATTGGGTAAGCGGATGAATAGTGGTGGGACACCGCATCCTCAAATTAGAGCTTCTGAAGGGCATTCTACATCGAAATTCTTTGTACCATACATTTCATTTGTCCACGACAGTACATGTGATGATTTCCCCTGAAATCGCACGACATTCCTGCCACTGAGTTTATTCTCTTCTCTGAAGTAGTTTGTGCCTCTATTATTCCTGTCTGAATAAAGTAGGTCAAATAACTTGTGAAAGAAGGGTAAAGGTACAAAGGCTATGGTTTCCCCAATACTCCTCCCACCAAATGTGGAGCATTAATTCTCTTTTTCAGAGATTCTATTTTCCGAGCAGTGCAACTGAAGTGACACAGTGAAACTGAAGGTAAGCAGTCTCTTCAGTAAGAAAAACCATGAGACAAAAGTTTTTCACTCCTCCAAATGCAGTGTAGTTACACAGTGAGACTGAAGATGGACAGCCTCCTCATTAGGAAAAACTCTACTAGATGATGCTATATACAAGCATGCTTACGATTTGAGGAATTCATCTTGCTCAACAGGAGGAGATGGAGGCAGGTTTGGATCCAGGTGGAGGCTGTAAAGTGGCAAAAAATGCAAACTGATCAACCTTGAGTGTTATTGTGCGATACACATTTATAGCTGATCAGTGATCATCTGGGCTTGCACAGATACTGCAAATGTGCAAATCTCAATGTGTTAATCCCAATGGTACACGTTGGTTGTCTTCCACTAGCACTTCAAAGCATGCAAAAGCAATGTACAGTACTTACGGATTGAAATGcaacataattttttttagtataacaaaTGCTATGAAAAATTGCTCGTGATCGCCGCATCGTGTTGCTGCAAATGTGGATGCTAAAGGCAACGATCGCTCTGATTTAAGCGTTCCGAGTCAAAATAATGCCAATgtgacacgaactgtagacacTGGTAATGAAAGTATGAGCATTACTTAACAATAAGTTTTTGTGTTTCAATCCATCAGTGGTGTACTTTCCAAAAGCACCAAACATGAAAAAGATGTGCCACTGCAAAAAAATCTGTTAAGTTCAGTACATGAAGTCGCTCACTAAAATATGAGAGCTGTACAAAGACAGCAAAATTGGAGGAGGCAGGCAAATTCATCGCGTAATGCAAACATGCATTAAATGCACGCACAAATACTTCTGCCATATGAGTTGAGTGGCACTAGTAAGTACACAAGTATGTAGCCTCTACCAGCAACAAAGCATGTTAGTTGCAGACACAGATGGGCAAAAAAGTAGAGCTCACTCTCACTCAGGAAATACATTCTGCACTTAGGGCTCAcccaaactcagactcaccaaaaattttctaatccgaactcactcggactcaaactgacCAAAATATTCTCACCTGgacccactcagactcatggcgtgatctgagtctgagtgagtctgagtgggttggctcatgagtgagtttgacgACCTATGGTTGCTGGCCCATCTCACAGTTTTAAAATACTAACATTTTAAAATCTAGTACCAAGTTTGCATAGCAACCACGAAAAAGAAACGAGTAAGAGAATTAGTTTACACCATTCTATTAGATAAGAAACAAGTAAACATCGTTGAAGTATGAGTCAGCATTCAGTGACATGTACAGAACGGGACCACTTACCTTCTATGAGACAGGTAGCTCCTGTAAGCACTGGGTGACAGTGGAGCCTCGTAAGAACTGCAACATATAACAATGCCACTTTTAGCATGTACCACAATCACAATGTCAAAAAACAACTTTcaggaggtaaaaaaaaaaaaggaaagaaggaaggaaagtgCTGGGAGACTCACTTGGCTTTCTGGAGATATGGCATTACTGGCTCTTCATCAACGAGGGCCTGAACCATGGGCCAGCTAAACCGATGTTCCGACAGAACAGGTTCTGCAACAGGTGCATACAATGAACACTTTATAGCAAAAATAGATATGGCACACACACAATAATATGAAAGTAATGTGAGATTTCAGAAGCAAGAGTAGCACTAGCTGCATGCTGAGTGTGTGGTAGAATGCCCGAGAACGGCTTTGAAATTCCCTTATGCTTGTAAGATGCAATCACTTCATCATTTACTAAAAGGGGGGGAAAATACTGTTGTGGCACCTTGCAACTCAGAAAGCTTTAGCTAAACTTCCGTGCTTTTTTTTAGGTGTATCCAACTTTGCCCTTGCATTTTACATACACCCCAATTTCAATTTGAGGCAATAAGTCCTTAGTGTCCGCTAGCACATTCCACATTACTTCAGGTACATCCTAATTTTGGTTTATGGTAATAATACAAGGTCTGCATTAACATTCTGTTCCCACTTTAGGATCTAATGTTATTTATGGTAATAAAAATTTAGTGTCTGCTAGTGTAATCTGAGTGCACGTTTACATACACTATAATTTTAATTTATGTGAAATAATATGCATGTAGCCCCAGTCGAATGCAACTGCCCTGCATGCCCAGCCATAAGCACTGCACGTGATAGTGAACTTGAGGCTATACAAATAATAAGCAACTTGAGGAATAAGACCAATAAGCCTTGATTTATGAAGTGAGCCACTAAGATAAAACACTGACCTTCCTCACGGAAGCTGTTGAGGTCCAGCGGTGGGATGCTGTCTTTGCTCAGAGTGCTGGGGGTGTTCGGTACTGAGCCATCTGCTTCCTCTGGGCCCCCATTAGCCTCCCGCCCATCACATGGCGGATGACAGGGCTGATCAATGTCCGCCATGGGGCGGTCTGCAGAGCCCTCTTCAGCTGCCTTGGGTCGTGTGCTCTGGTACCGAACATCTTGCAAATGCAGCTGCATGCACATAACACATCGCATTAGGGCACCCCATGGGCAAGACCCAAAAAATAGTGCAGTTAAGCTACCAAAAGCTTCTACATAGCCACTGACACCAAGAGTATAATCCTTGTTCAGCTGGTACAACTGTACCTTTCTGTAAGCACTCTACTGTGAGCTCCCATGACACAACTGCTTATCACTGCTACATTGAATACACTACGATACACAAAAATATAAACAGTACGTTACGTTCATGGAGGAAAAAATGTGCCGTGCAAAAGTTATGGGCAAGCATTTTCCATTTTTGTTCAAGCACATTTCCCAACACACAACCACCGCAGAAAACAAAACGAAGATTGTAAAAAGAGGAAAGTCTAATGCATTCTTAATAACCAGGCCTcaacaacacactacagcatggTGACAGATGCAAATGTTAAGCAACATTATGCATTAGCATCCATTATTAATGGATGCTAATGCATAATGACCTGGCTCTAATAAAAACGAGAATAAGCGGCTGACAACATGTCATCTGTGACAAAACATTGCTAACATGACTGAGTTCCAAGAACTGCCATGAGCAAGCGagtgtacacatgcaaaattgccATCACCAAACCAGACGAAGACACACTTTGCGCAACAAGTGAAATGTCGCAGTGTGGCACACAGCAAAATACCAATTTATTTCCAGAAAGAAGAACTCTCTCTAATCACTGACCGGGTTAGGCCGCTCTGCATTCCGGCAGGCCTCGCGCCACTCTTGTGAGCTCTCTGGGCAGGGGCTGGACGGTGTCTCAATTTCACGCCTCTTGGGTTGCGGTGGGTGTGGACTCAAGTCGCGATTTGAGTCATCCCCAGGCGCCCCAGCTCGGCCACTGCTTCCAGATGCCATCTGCTGGCAGGCATTGCGGTTACTCATTACAAGCACAAACAAATCATCGTATCACATGAGACACTGTGAATCAAGCAAGATCGAAGTGTAGTAAGTTTGCAAATGACTATGCAGCAGCCAATGTTTGTCTGCATaacataatgtgaaaaaaaaaaaaatctacatgGGTGCTAACAGAAATTCTCATATAACATCAAATCAAAAGTAGCCACATTAATAAGTATGGCTCTCCTTCATCCAAGACATACAACAAAGTAAAAGCACAAGTGTCCTCTCAAACATATACCTGGTTGTCTAATACTATAATAGTACAATGGTAACAATGCACAATGGTCTCAGACTAACATGTTTCAAGAATACGGTACCCGTCAAACAAGACCCAAATAATGAAGACTCATTTATACCCGCTTAACTTAAAACAAATGCAGGCTGTAAGAGCAAATATCAAATGTTTAGGAAGGAAGACGCATTAAGCTAGCACATTCAATGCACCCAAACGAAAAATCTCCAGTATCTGCCAGAAGAAAAGCAACGAAATGCTCAAGGTGTGTTAGGGTTAAGTATGATGTGTGACTGTACATCCATGTTAGCCCTGCATGCCCTGGTGGTTCAGTAACACTAGATCTTTGGTGAAGCGCCATTTCT includes these proteins:
- the LOC119398923 gene encoding protein FAM13B (The sequence of the model RefSeq protein was modified relative to this genomic sequence to represent the inferred CDS: added 124 bases not found in genome assembly), translated to MRKPTFCTDVTVAEMTSANQNIEVCGESRMERVRKLLGSPLARRKSGTLALRIFGAPLDSLAQHGSVPFVVVRLCQYIENTGMGQEGLFRVSGNARLVEKLRWSFDQSGDAPLEAEGDVAVAAALLKLLFRELPEPLVPTDMHQAFLDAIQVTVHDREECTRRLKCLVEQLPPSNFAVLKYLCHFLSRVAELEEHTRMNPSALGIVFGPNLFRFSEDLQGLKEQAVTNQVVTYFIDHYNSIFEGDAELSCTADASMNIQSGSNSSKCSGRMMQPLTVVIPPLDEAMLALKQDTLSAVPTLMIDSLIDDRCNQAIMYRAAKEGSSSGAAIPGRSCKRKERRISGEDTPAPRSSSEERPATGLRVEPELASRRCSSHEEVTTLEAVHGYSSMASGSSGRAGAPGDDSNRDLSPHPPQPKRREIETPSSPCPESSQEWREACRNAERPNPLHLQDVRYQSTRPKAAEEGSADRPMADIDQPCHPPCDGREANGGPEEADGSVPNTPSTLSKDSIPPLDLNSFREEEPVLSEHRFSWPMVQALVDEEPVMPYLQKANSYEAPLSPSAYRSYLSHRSLHLDPNLPPSPPVEQDEFLKSNFKDEEASQTTVKQLSKRVHWLKKKVKQFEENFEKEHGYRPSHAEKMNHAEMKRTLLELNKLRKDLKNVKEENSLPEPAYLSFSTWGRDSLRGLCDMDDGSAKPTQVMERALNDTLMSLAEKRRAAQRPDSVDDMTREQVLEEKLALQKALLRFESVHGRPSRRADRNLMRPLYDRYRSVKRLVGRNPLAKGKDSELQPILEHVAMNFTSPQPRSPPQELEEVVDDVTPISAMAQSEAISDVEEPVTSKKEVVEQVPMVLDKCSDSNLHELPLAELLQQQQQSKLEKRRLRKLLREFEEEFQKQTGRKVQKEDKAPMDSVYCEYKHVKARMRLLEVLVSKHEHRREI